Proteins from one Planctomyces sp. SH-PL62 genomic window:
- a CDS encoding efflux RND transporter periplasmic adaptor subunit, whose protein sequence is MQNNLNALPRIELERPSRRGLVGLRLVGLVVALSAVGGAAWAWEQGYRPTWLDRRQEVSFHLAEVDRGDIVQYVVEFGTIESAADGVVRCQVEALVGMVGGTNSSGSGGSGGRGGSTSGSQSRAAQVSTPAPAVKKSTGSASAKSATGSASKSGSGSASASTPVVSTSGKPTIRSFSYVVTPYSPLKRTASASSATTSSSSGSRGGGGGGGMGDEKPGSTRIISILPEGTAVKKGDVVCELDSAAFRDELKAQQIRWLQAKSYVEQATSLLAVNQITLKEYREGILPQDIQLIRQYVQTCEIEQDRAMRNLEWSRGVTAKGLRTSSQLRADELSLQQSEFVLSEAKGMLERLEKYTGPKILKSLEAKLASILTDKLAQDASFALEAERLQRLEKNVAACTLRATRDGVVVYINQTNAWGRVESVIQEGTTVRQDQPIFQLPDPKRMRIKARINETKVAMLRNGQACSIRLDAFPDRLLSGRVTDVTAISSPVNGPFSDVRVYFALIAIEDAFDGIRPGLSAEVTFLYDRRSQVDRLPLAAVRDIGDDSFVAVLESQPAPDAKVPYRWQKVELGLSDSDFVEVLSGVREGEQVILDPFTLEAPQVEPTPSRIASTSP, encoded by the coding sequence ATGCAGAACAATCTCAACGCCCTCCCGCGGATCGAACTGGAACGCCCGAGTCGACGTGGCCTGGTCGGTCTGCGACTGGTGGGCCTGGTCGTCGCCCTCTCGGCGGTCGGCGGGGCGGCGTGGGCGTGGGAGCAGGGATATCGGCCCACCTGGCTCGATCGTCGGCAGGAGGTCTCGTTCCACCTGGCCGAGGTCGATCGCGGCGACATCGTCCAGTACGTCGTGGAATTCGGGACGATCGAAAGCGCCGCGGACGGCGTGGTGCGCTGTCAGGTGGAAGCTCTGGTCGGGATGGTCGGCGGCACCAACTCGAGCGGGTCGGGCGGCTCGGGCGGTCGCGGCGGGTCGACTTCCGGCTCCCAGTCTCGCGCGGCCCAGGTTTCGACGCCGGCGCCTGCGGTGAAAAAGAGCACCGGCTCGGCTTCTGCGAAATCGGCGACCGGCTCGGCTTCAAAGTCCGGATCCGGATCGGCGTCCGCGTCGACCCCGGTGGTATCCACCTCGGGTAAGCCGACGATCCGAAGTTTCAGCTACGTCGTGACCCCGTATTCGCCGTTGAAGCGGACGGCCTCGGCCTCGTCCGCAACGACGTCGAGCAGCAGCGGATCGCGAGGCGGTGGCGGCGGCGGTGGTATGGGGGACGAGAAGCCGGGCTCGACCCGGATCATCTCGATACTCCCCGAAGGGACTGCGGTCAAGAAAGGGGACGTCGTCTGCGAACTCGACTCCGCGGCGTTCCGCGACGAGTTGAAGGCGCAGCAGATCCGTTGGCTCCAGGCCAAGTCGTACGTCGAGCAGGCGACCTCGTTGCTGGCCGTGAACCAGATCACGCTCAAGGAATATCGCGAGGGGATTCTTCCTCAGGATATCCAACTCATCCGCCAGTATGTTCAGACCTGCGAGATCGAGCAGGATCGGGCGATGCGCAACCTCGAGTGGTCCAGAGGGGTCACGGCCAAGGGTCTTCGCACCAGTTCCCAACTCCGCGCCGACGAGTTGTCGCTGCAACAATCGGAGTTCGTGCTCAGCGAGGCGAAAGGGATGCTCGAACGGCTGGAGAAATACACCGGCCCCAAGATCCTCAAGTCCCTGGAAGCGAAGCTCGCCTCGATCCTGACCGACAAACTGGCCCAGGACGCGAGTTTCGCGCTGGAGGCCGAGCGGCTCCAGCGGTTGGAGAAGAACGTCGCGGCCTGCACTCTCCGCGCCACTCGCGACGGCGTGGTGGTGTACATCAATCAGACGAACGCCTGGGGACGCGTGGAATCGGTGATCCAGGAAGGGACGACCGTTCGACAGGACCAGCCGATCTTCCAGCTTCCCGATCCCAAACGGATGCGGATCAAGGCCCGCATCAACGAGACGAAGGTGGCGATGCTGCGGAACGGCCAGGCGTGCTCCATCCGGCTCGACGCCTTCCCCGACCGCCTGCTCAGCGGCCGGGTGACAGATGTGACCGCGATCTCCTCGCCGGTGAACGGACCGTTCTCCGACGTGCGAGTCTACTTCGCCCTGATCGCGATCGAGGATGCCTTCGATGGGATTCGCCCCGGCCTCAGCGCCGAGGTGACGTTCCTTTACGATCGGCGTTCGCAGGTCGACCGTCTGCCGCTCGCGGCCGTCCGGGACATCGGCGATGACTCATTCGTCGCCGTCCTGGAAAGCCAGCCCGCGCCTGACGCCAAGGTCCCTTACCGCTGGCAGAAGGTGGAACTGGGCCTCAGCGACTCGGACTTCGTCGAGGTGCTCTCGGGCGTCCGTGAGGGAGAACAGGTCATCCTCGATCCTTTCACCCTGGAGGCGCCGCAAGTCGAGCCGACTCCCTCGCGCATCGCCTCGACCTCGCCCTGA
- a CDS encoding NAD-dependent epimerase/dehydratase family protein — translation MRIAVTGATGFVGRYIVSQLAGAGHQLICWRRPTSDVGGFPDSFPEGTLDWIEGGLGDERAARDLVAGADAVVHTALDHPGGGFRNREGNILEFVERNVLGTLRLIEEARREGVGRFVFISSCAVHDVILPDRPLDEAHPTWSCSHYGAHKAAIEAFVSSYGLGGRLPICALRPCGVYGLAHPPDRSKWFDLVRKVVAGQRVECQGGGKEVHASDVARAVELLLTADADAVTGRMFNCYDRYVSDYQVAGIAQRLAGTDGAIEGAASRPKNEIATDRIRALGMTFGGESRLEETVAQLVDASKEVP, via the coding sequence ATGAGAATCGCCGTGACCGGGGCGACGGGATTCGTCGGCCGCTACATCGTCTCACAACTGGCCGGTGCGGGACATCAGCTCATCTGCTGGCGACGTCCGACCAGCGACGTCGGCGGCTTTCCCGATTCGTTCCCCGAAGGGACGCTCGACTGGATCGAGGGTGGGCTGGGAGACGAACGCGCCGCCCGTGATCTTGTGGCCGGGGCCGACGCCGTCGTCCACACGGCGCTCGACCATCCAGGGGGTGGATTTCGGAATCGTGAGGGGAACATCCTGGAGTTCGTGGAGCGCAACGTCCTGGGGACGCTCCGGCTGATCGAGGAAGCTCGACGCGAAGGAGTGGGTCGGTTCGTGTTCATTTCCTCGTGCGCCGTGCACGACGTCATCCTGCCGGACCGCCCGCTTGATGAGGCCCACCCGACCTGGAGTTGCAGCCACTACGGGGCCCACAAGGCGGCGATCGAGGCCTTCGTGTCGAGCTACGGGCTCGGCGGCAGGTTGCCGATCTGCGCGCTCCGTCCGTGCGGCGTCTACGGCCTGGCCCACCCGCCCGACCGGAGCAAATGGTTCGACCTGGTGCGAAAGGTGGTCGCGGGCCAGCGGGTCGAATGCCAGGGAGGGGGCAAGGAGGTCCATGCTTCGGACGTCGCCAGGGCCGTCGAACTCCTGCTGACGGCCGACGCCGACGCCGTCACCGGCCGTATGTTCAACTGCTACGATCGATACGTCTCCGATTACCAAGTCGCGGGAATCGCGCAGCGTCTCGCCGGGACCGACGGCGCGATCGAAGGGGCGGCGAGCCGACCCAAGAACGAAATCGCCACCGATCGGATTCGCGCGCTCGGGATGACGTTCGGCGGCGAGTCCAGGCTCGAAGAGACGGTCGCCCAACTCGTCGACGCGTCGAAAGAGGTGCCATGA